One Phyllopteryx taeniolatus isolate TA_2022b chromosome 12, UOR_Ptae_1.2, whole genome shotgun sequence genomic window, tatacatttacCCTCTCTTACATAGAATCATAAGAAAATACAAGCAGATACATGGAGAGCAGAGCTTAAGTTTGTAGTGTTTTCTTTTAAGTGGATATAGCCAACACTGATGCAGAGGGGGTCCTGGGCTGCGCGCTCTTCAGAATACGTACACTTTCAGTGCCATGGGTCCTTCTGCAGTCAGACTTCAACCGGCAGAAAAGCAGCCTAGAAAATTTCTATTTACCATTAGTAACACTTTGGAAAAGGGTTTGAACTCACACACAACAGTATACCACCTGTTTTGCATTGATTTGTGACActcaaaaaaattgagaaataaaaaagaaaaagtatcttcttggggacaaaaaaaagtggataaaaaaataaagacttgATTTTGAAGCTCGTCttaaatttgtattaaaaattaGGTCCAACCTTCAGATATAACTGTCAGGGCCACGTTTACTTGACTTAATTATCTATACAGCTAAAATTTCATCTTGACTtcctttttgaaagaaaaaaaaaaggtagcaaGTGAAATATTATCATCAAGACAAATAGTTCAAGCaggctgtaaaaaaataaaaaaataaaaataaaaaaaataaaaagtgaattgTCTTTTTGGGAATCAAGACTAGCTTCAGCTGTGATCAACAGCTAGGAGCAAGTGGACCCTAACCAAAACTGACAAGTGCACAGTTCTCTCTGTGTCCCCATAACCTACACAGGATGAGTTGCTGCGCCCTTAACAGAGTGCAGTACAGGACTGGCAAAGCAGTACTGCTGTAGGAGAGAAATTAAGGACAGTTAGTATGGGCCTGTGGTATGGCTGCACACAATTTGCTTGAGAACATATTTCTATTTTACAGAGagctttgtaaaataaaaatatatttttaaaacaacaacgttTGTACATAGAGCTCCATTTTGCTCTCTCTTCTACATGCAGGCTCCTAATAAGCCTCACCCTAACAGTATTATTAATGCTAACGTTATTTAAAACTGTGAAACTCACTTTGTCAAACATGTAATTGTGGTTGAAAAGCACTTAGTTTATCCTTGTATGTCGCTACTAGGGATGGGCATATTGATTGCAAgtcaattaatttaaatattctATTGATTGTGTGGAACTGATGGCCGATTCATCTAGAAGCAATTGAGTCAAAATCACTGGAGTCACTGCAGTCGCCCGGTGAGAGAGCCACTTCAGACCAATATACACCCTGTATGCCCTTgcgaaaaaaaactaatagtTAACTattgagcccatttgaactctgttgcttaCAAACACAACAGCACTTACAAAGGCATATAAACAGCCTGAAATTAACAACCGCATGTAGTAAATAAGTTCTGTGCGCAGTGTTGATTATCTTACAAAACATCTGGTCGCTCCACAATGCTATGTGCATTTATGTTCATGGTCCAGGGAGCTACGCAGAAGCCCATTCTGCCTCGAATTATTgcaatttatttacttttacattATGTTTGACTTGACCTATGTAAATTTGCATTTGACCAAATAAACACCCCCACAGACATTATATGAGGAAATGTGATAACTCTGTTGAAAAACATTTCCCTTGATACCCAAGCATTTTCAGCCACcaaaaattaatgtaaaaattgaaaatgtttgttaaTTTCCCCTTAGTTGATCATGGAAAATGTGTTAAATACCCACCCCTAGTGGCTACTTACAGTGAACTGtcatacgtttagaatgacctAGGACGCTATTGGTCGTGGTAAAACTAGGGATGCCCCGATCAAAATTTTTCACTTCACATTCGATACCGAaattgcagccttgaattttgTCTGATACCGATATCGGACTGATccaatatcagcaataatcatacctacttaatttttaattaaaatgcttGAAGTGATATTACGCAGAGAATAATTATCAGCAACAGTaagtatgaggaaaaactgacatCTATTATTAAACAATGGGTTACATAGTGACTTTAAAATTAAGAATATactacaattaaattaaaacatttattttaggaAATCCTGAAatataacttcaataaaaccactaacaaaaatatatattacattttgaaCATGACCACTGCTTAACCTAAACATATGcctattctacatttgaatagattaaataaaaaataaattagaaaacaaaaaaaatctcaaataaataactgttttaaagtccaaaacaacattaaaaggtcaatgaagttttttttcttcttttttttactggcaCTTTATGGTGGGAAGAGCATTTGCTTTCCCCACATCTacggcaatacacttttgaacttcttgacGTAACTGGgctttagttttattgacaatcgctgttcctgctgtgcacgtcttggcctctgaggggcagtgtgaaaCATGCGATGAGATACACACTCGCAgtaataaagaaaatggaagatTTAATATTGTTATAGTTTGAAGAACATATgccagagtattgttatattgtctgtttgtatgtttatACAGCGcgtgtgtaccaatattcattataaGTGCCGCAAActcaatgctaatttttgtgagctcgtcaattgtgtttttcattccttgtgttagctttgagatagtgatttttgtgaataaaaacaaagacactaAGTCTGATGtaatttaacattcaataaGTGTACTCTCTTGTGTGTTAAGTGTTATGCTGAACTTCAACGGGAGTGTCAGAAAACAACTAAGAAAGCAATGTTCACTCTttctccttgctactatgttagcaccttagcaaccggttgttgtgatcacgtgagaACTGCATGCCATCcaggcgctgctggatagaacTGCTGGAGTCAAACATGAAGTTGACTGCTTGGATAACTGGTAAAATAGGAgcttttagatccagtccgatccgctacttttttttttttttttttttgctgacattggaccgatttccgatctttgagatcggatcgggacacctCTAGGTAAAACCATTAAAACTAAAGCCTAATTTTGGCACAAAACTAATCAATGCTATTTTCTATAGAGACTGTATAAACCTATAGACTGCTCCCTCTTCTTGAATAGCGGTCTATCAGCTACTGTGCCCAGCATGGCTGAGCGCTCGTCAGGTGAATTACCACGTTAGCTAAACTTCATAGCTTGTTGCACATTACATAATGTAAAATTTTGCCTGGCAGTCGCACAGGATTGTTAACCCTTCGACTCACACACAACCCTTATGCTACCCACGTTTGTTAGGAGATTTATCAAATTCTGGTATTCAAACACCTAACCACCTCTCCCACTCAAAAGCATGGTAATCCCATAAATTGtttagctttcttttttttttttttttgcaagccaAGCATCCTAATCCCCGCCAAAACTTGAAATAAGATGTCCAAAATGATTGGatttcagaaagacaaaagacaacaacaaaggaTTGACCACAGGGAAGGCATAGAGTCTGGGAGGCAAGCAACTGCATTGTGGTCGAAGGGTTGAACACCTATCACACatggtgataaaaaaaaacaaaaaaaacatgaaaaggcAATAAGGGAATATTAAAAAAGGACCGTTTCATAACAGGctggaaaaaaaggcaaatttaCCATCTGCAAAGGGGTCGAGGCGCTCCGGCGAGATGATCATCTGCATGCGCCGAGCTTTGTACTCGTCCTCCCGCTCCGCGATCTTCTGTGGACGATGCTCCGCAAATGGATCAtactgtaaaagaaaatggagcatgagtatttatgtttaatatccatccattttctttaccgcttctcctcactagggtcacaggctgctggagcctatcccagctatcttcgagcgggaggcggggtacatcctgaaccggtcgccagccaatctcaaaacaaacaaccattcgcactcacattcacacctacaggcaatttagagtctccaatcaacctaccacacgtctttgggatgtgggaggaaaccggagtgcccggagaaaacccacctggGCActggcagaacatgcaaacttcacagaggcggggccgggttttgaaccccggtccacagaactgtgaggcagatgtgctaaccagccatCACAAAAGTCAtcatataacaaaaacaattattttatacTTATAGACTAATATGACACTGTGATACATAATAGACACGCAACCAAGGTTGTACAAATCCAAAACCTCTGTGCAAAATGTGCCCCGGACTCGGCAAAAATAAGATGAGTGGCGTCTCAGTTAAGTTCCTGCCGCTGCGACATAACCCGACTTTGGGTTTCAAAGTCGAAATGTGCTAtaatctatcactaacctatgctaaagtTAGTTATCACGTACTTGTTCATCTGACTGAGGAATGGCATTGAGAATGGCCACTGGAGCATGGTACCCTTGCTTTTTCTGTCCCAGCAAACTCGTCGCCGTATCCTCTTCATcgtcctgggggggggggggagagactTAAGTTTAAACACAGAGTGCCAATACAGCACAACTCTGCTAACAGACAATGAGTAGAACATGAAAACACCACAGCACTGGGAAATGCGATTAGCAGCATGACAACCAACCAGCCACCTGGCAACTACATAGAAACATATTTGTGTATACACATCTTGAGGGGGAAACATCTTACGTCTTCCTGTTCGTTGGCAGCGATGGAAGTGACATAGCCGGTAAAACGGCTGTCGCTTCCTCCATAGATCTCCTGGTCATAAAACCCAGTTGAAACGAGGCCGACTCCCTTCTCGTCTCCTTCCTCCACCAGAGTGGCCTTCATCCCCTGGATCTCCAGGATCTGGGCTTCAATATCTAGAcaagataaataaatgaaacgcTATACAAGAAACTGTGGTACCACACAGCAACTTTGCTATAGTCACTGTGTATAAAATTGAAAGAACGTGTGGCATTCACTGTCGAAATTGGTGTTAGCCttaatgctaacgttagcatttaACGACAGAAAATAACTAAATGATGTTTCGTTTTAAAAGACTCGGGACAAATAAAACGATTTGATTCCTTAATGTCGAGGGATTTACAGTGTAACAACGAGCGTTAAAAGATGTGGAGAGTGTTAgggctaacatgctaacaagaCAGCAACCAGCGCCATTATCTAAATGTGACCGCGTTGCGTCGTATTCCGGCCCGTTGCTTGTCTCGTTTTCAACACATGAATCATGAATATTTAAATACTAAAAACACATGATTACTCAAAACAGGGAATTTATCGTAATATACAGTTGCTGGTTCTCCGAAAACTACTGCGAATAGTTCATTTGGTAAAACATTTTACCGTCGTGTGTTTTGGCGATCTTCGCCattttggtggtggtggttctTCGCGACTGCAACAGGAAGTCAGTAAAAATACCAGTAGAGAACCATGATACTTCCGTTTCTTTGCTAATCgccaaaataaaaccaatgtGTCGTTCATACAAACAAGTTCGCATGTAACCACGTcaaagaccagatatttaaAATGATACAGACTTGCTGATTGATATgtatgaaaatatattgtttaaatGTAGGACACACGCATTTGTAGTACATTTATAAGCACGCAAAATCCAACATAATGTTTGGAAACAATCGACGTCAGCCTCAAAATGCTGTAAAGTGCAGGATACTTTTCGCTTCTGTTGCTCTCTTAGGGACGAGCGTCACGAGACAATTAATTTTTGGCAAAGGTTACTTTAATTAAGTAGTTATGTATTTAATCATTAACTAGAACATTACACGGTAAACTATGCGTTCGTTATGTCGCCaatattttcatgaaatatGTATCAAAATATGTCATCGAtgacatcaataaaaaataaaaataaaaaataaaaaaataaagttaaaactCCAGTCAACTTGACTGAGTGACTCATGTTACAAGGCACAACCTGAGCCAACATCTCGTGACTGtccagtgttttatttttatttatttatttcccacaATGACGTGCAGTATAAGTAACCAATTATAATCGCACAACGTGACACAACTGGCCAATAGGAAGCCGGAATCAGAGGAAGGAGGCGCGGCTTGTGTTGTGCGTCTCTTCGCTTTAACTAGCTCACAGCTGGACGAGAAAAAACTTGCTGCGAGAGAAACATGGCAAGAGGAGCTCGAAACTTGAGAAATATCGCAGCGTGTGTGAAGCCGTTACCGTCCTTGTCCAGCGGGGACGTTCGCTCCAGGAGCAGTGTCAGGTAAATACACTATGCGTTCTTAGTAGTCGTACACCGTAACCGGTTGAAACTGGCTGCCATCATCTTTGACCGCGAGCAAAACGCTCACATTTCCCTCGTCTTGTCTTATTTTGTCATCGATAAAGGACTTTAAAACCTAACTTAAACTTAGTCTAGACTTAGCTATGCGCATTCCCACCCAACTACTCACATTTTTATGTGAATGGCGAGAGCGAAGCATTTACATAATGACTTTTTGTCAACTGTTAACTAATCTGTAAACCGTTTCCTCAATGGATTCCAATGTATCTTTTCAGTGATATTGGACTTTTaatccagtggttctcaaaccatttcaaaccaaaaataaaaaaaaataaaaaacttaacTCGCCACGTACCACGATCATGACCGAAATTAAAATACAGGAGGGTAGTAGGCACAAGTGttaaacaactaaaaaaaaaaagtatatctcattttattgtaatccattaacattatgcacaatttgaacattaacactgcccTTACAATTTGGAAACTAAAACGCTGTGTCGAAATAATGATTCAGttgaaatgtattgaacataaaatgttaataaaaattGGACCTaagtaaaagtttaaaaacaaacatttctcccaaaaatgcaaatgtatgggAGTGTTCCACGTGTTCATGTCATCGCGACACGTGCATAAAATTGATTGGTCAACCACTTCCATATAATATTAGCTGACAAACCTCGTTTTTGTGGGGTTTTATTGCAGTAAGCCAAGTTTGTGCCAGCTGATGCCAAGCAAAGATATGTACCAAAGCTCTTGTACAACATCCGGGTTTTGCCTTATCCGAAGTTACGGCCCTATGGGACCCAAATCTGTCCATCTGGCCTGACCTGAGGCGATGTATATGATTGACGACTTTTTAATTTCGGCCTCCCCAAAAGATTTAATGAAAGTCTACAAGAGCATGCAAGTTATTAGCTAATATGAGATTAATCCTTTGTCATTGGTTTTGTTACAAATATCATTAAATAGGAAAAAATATGGTATCTAATATTGTAACTCTATATTGCAAAACAAGTTAATATAAAGGTAACACTTATATAAAATGCCGAAAGCAAACCTGGTCGGTCAGTATAGTTTCCAGTTCCACCTGTCGTGTAATGGCTGCATGTAAAGCTTTCAATGAGCGTCAGGTTTCTTTGGCATTCCGTAAAAGCGCTTATCAAATATGTATGTGCAGCGCATAATGCAAGACAACACTATCGTTTATGAATTAACAAAATAAGCGGAAATAACCCAATCACTCCCAGTCAGACGTTGACTCGGACAGCCTTTTTACCATTTGGTGACAACACTGTGAAAACTCCCATTATACTAAAAAAGTTGTTAAACTGAAATTTGGTATCTGTCTGAAATAAGTGATATCGAACATCCTGATGTATACACATAAGTTAACTACAGGGTTCTTTAGACAAGGATAAGCTACAACAGGGGTCCCCAAACACCGGGTCGCGGACTAGTGCTGGGCAACATTGCACAGAAAGACTGGGCAAACGTTTTCTTCTTCGTTTTTTGCGTGGAGGCTGTGCTGCTCGTGCGCCCCCTTGACTGAGTTTGTTTGGGAGGATGACTGGGTCAGATGGAGCATTTTGGTCTCGCTGCTCTGCAGCAGCGTCGCGTCTCCTCTGCGGCAGAAGCGGGACGAACTGTCCGACCTCACACCGGCGCTAGACTGTCAGTTgcaagaaaaaatatgtattgatCATTAGAGTGAgaatgaagttttatttttaataatcagGTGCATCCACCTTATGCCTCTGTCAAAACACTCATCTCTGTCACATGATACTGGAAAAAAGTAAACCCACCAGCTAGcaaaaattttcaaaaacaaaaactttggtagggctgggcgattcaT contains:
- the sf3b1 gene encoding splicing factor 3B subunit 1 isoform X4 yields the protein MRTCLYERHIGFILAISKETEVSWFSTGIFTDFLLQSRRTTTTKMAKIAKTHDDIEAQILEIQGMKATLVEEGDEKGVGLVSTGFYDQEIYGGSDSRFTGYVTSIAANEQEDDDEEDTATSLLGQKKQGYHAPVAILNAIPQSDEQYDPFAEHRPQKIAEREDEYKARRMQMIISPERLDPFADAVLLCQSCTALC
- the sf3b1 gene encoding splicing factor 3B subunit 1 isoform X3, whose translation is MRTCLYERHIGFILAISKETEVSWFSTGIFTDFLLQSRRTTTTKMAKIAKTHDDIEAQILEIQGMKATLVEEGDEKGVGLVSTGFYDQEIYGGSDSRFTGYVTSIAANEQEDDDEEDTATSLLGQKKQGYHAPVAILNAIPQSDEQYDPFAEHRPQKIAEREDEYKARRMQMIISPERLDPFADGVQPFDHNAVACLPDSMPSLWSILCCCLLSF